The following proteins come from a genomic window of Leptospira bandrabouensis:
- a CDS encoding adenylate/guanylate cyclase domain-containing protein, which translates to MATKSEQILKEKEIEGIKFSLYGKIIIFSLLTIVTFFVAQTLFELLTIASISLGLNLVLYILSKFLKRGKFVSFVGLFCVLIDLFIITILPFIWYNAVGGESQVPRTYLIKTYLHFIIAATLVMNAFSIQPIYPMIYALGVVISQAGILVYAQQDPRFVSTESFKEAFLGPAAHVNNYIMSMGIIGVLGFFLAYLTYRVRRIVLAAVTNEIKMSQLSRYFSPNVANQMGEAGDEFFKPGGKESTVAVLFCDIANFTQISESLGPEKTMSLLSEYHSFMLDTVFEHSGTLDKFIGDGMMVTFGTPHPGKEDATNAIRAGVAMLQALSLWNQKRESNGEKPIAIRIGIHYGPVVVGNVGVEKRLEYTVIGDTVNAASRLESLGKDLKRNFLISKELYDQISLEYRQNLKIKSMGTLSLRGKTKTTEILSVETN; encoded by the coding sequence ATGGCAACAAAGTCAGAACAAATCTTAAAGGAAAAGGAAATCGAAGGGATTAAATTTAGCCTCTACGGGAAAATCATAATCTTTTCTCTTTTGACAATTGTTACTTTCTTTGTTGCTCAAACTTTATTTGAATTATTAACGATCGCCTCTATTTCGTTAGGTTTAAATTTAGTTTTATATATATTGTCCAAGTTTTTGAAACGAGGGAAATTTGTTTCCTTTGTCGGGTTGTTTTGTGTTTTGATTGATTTATTCATCATCACGATCCTTCCGTTTATTTGGTACAATGCTGTTGGTGGTGAGTCGCAAGTCCCAAGAACTTACTTAATTAAAACTTATTTACACTTTATTATCGCAGCAACGTTAGTGATGAATGCCTTTAGCATCCAACCTATTTATCCAATGATTTATGCTTTGGGAGTAGTGATAAGCCAAGCTGGGATTTTGGTATATGCGCAACAAGATCCCAGGTTTGTGAGTACAGAAAGTTTTAAAGAAGCATTTCTTGGACCTGCTGCCCATGTAAATAACTACATCATGTCAATGGGGATCATAGGCGTTTTAGGATTTTTTTTGGCATATCTTACATACCGTGTTAGGCGAATAGTTTTGGCAGCGGTCACAAACGAAATCAAAATGTCTCAACTTTCTCGTTATTTTTCTCCAAATGTTGCCAACCAAATGGGAGAGGCTGGCGATGAATTCTTTAAACCTGGTGGTAAGGAGTCAACTGTTGCTGTTTTATTCTGTGATATAGCCAATTTCACTCAGATTTCAGAATCCTTAGGACCTGAAAAAACCATGTCACTTCTTTCCGAATACCATAGTTTTATGTTAGATACCGTTTTTGAACATAGTGGCACACTAGATAAATTTATCGGAGACGGTATGATGGTAACTTTCGGAACTCCTCATCCAGGAAAAGAAGATGCTACGAACGCGATTCGAGCTGGCGTAGCGATGTTACAAGCATTGTCTCTTTGGAACCAAAAAAGAGAATCAAATGGAGAAAAACCAATTGCCATTCGTATCGGAATCCACTACGGCCCTGTTGTTGTTGGAAATGTAGGTGTGGAAAAACGATTGGAATACACTGTCATCGGTGATACAGTCAATGCGGCAAGTAGATTGGAATCTTTAGGAAAAGATTTAAAACGAAACTTCCTGATTTCGAAAGAATTATATGATCAAATATCCTTAGAATATCGTCAAAATCTAAAAATCAAATCGATGGGTACTTTGTCTCTTCGTGGAAAAACAAAAACGACTGAAATTTTATCTGTGGAGACTAATTGA
- a CDS encoding alpha/beta fold hydrolase: MALEENSLEDRLIKISTRDSNKSLMVNPDKIYIFPVPKTTFQFLENIWQSFANKMVSLVDFNDHPIFNFSIFEVIDQEEMKIVATATHFKLKEIAERRKIPGIEEYIKKSRPIHLADPRNESARFIRKSIIDFNKGLRPEVIFINLKEEEIHPEKKVLLSETMNHAIGIPLFVNENPIGILWGITKDPIPEDKIRPLTLQLYSLFDVIEFVVAKEMESGNDHYIAQKNIEKADTVSNSRNLFYTTTKDQKEPVTSIIFKSHQYNIEYRMDASFIIPTTDGYAVSLKSFTPEKLNNTGKNLLLIPGFFCRRSVMDKLAKELALKYGYRVFLMDMRGRSRQTMPKHGKKEGWTVDNYIQDDFPEVLRWIRWHYPSERTVVLGHSMGGMIPRFYVSSYEKIKEQKEEFNLPKPEEYIAGIVSITSPNYISLKSNFIGLDTLKRGFSMLPHKMISDMILSMASFSMQATIQTIDLKKFFKLILNLHSSLRSFSYNIGTKVLTIKDFVGYKEITPPEWYFLMEDVFCEESVSVIMQFFQSQISNERSFWSNDGRINYTENFLNNFDMPIYSVIGTVDKIVPEESLTELKDLKSENKVVTYYEQGHLGIIFHGETVRKICKGIDEWIQGLK, encoded by the coding sequence ATGGCACTTGAAGAAAATTCGTTGGAAGATCGTTTGATCAAAATTTCCACCAGAGACAGCAATAAAAGTCTTATGGTAAACCCGGACAAAATTTACATTTTTCCGGTGCCCAAAACTACTTTCCAATTTTTGGAAAATATTTGGCAATCCTTCGCAAATAAAATGGTTTCTCTTGTTGACTTCAACGATCATCCTATTTTCAACTTTTCAATTTTTGAAGTCATCGACCAAGAGGAAATGAAAATTGTGGCCACAGCCACTCACTTCAAACTCAAGGAAATTGCAGAGCGTAGAAAAATTCCCGGAATTGAAGAATACATCAAAAAATCACGCCCCATTCATCTAGCGGATCCGCGAAATGAATCAGCACGTTTTATCAGAAAATCCATCATTGATTTTAATAAAGGACTAAGACCCGAAGTCATTTTTATCAATCTCAAAGAAGAAGAAATTCATCCTGAAAAAAAAGTTTTACTTTCAGAGACGATGAACCATGCGATTGGAATTCCTCTTTTTGTGAATGAGAACCCCATTGGAATTCTCTGGGGAATTACGAAAGATCCCATTCCTGAGGATAAAATTCGTCCCCTCACTCTCCAACTTTATTCCTTATTTGATGTGATAGAGTTTGTTGTCGCAAAAGAAATGGAATCGGGAAACGACCATTATATTGCACAAAAAAATATCGAAAAAGCTGATACGGTTTCCAATTCAAGAAACTTGTTTTATACAACCACAAAAGATCAAAAAGAGCCTGTCACTTCTATCATTTTCAAATCACATCAGTATAATATTGAATATAGAATGGATGCGTCCTTCATTATTCCGACAACTGATGGTTATGCGGTATCATTAAAAAGTTTTACTCCTGAAAAACTAAACAATACTGGGAAAAATCTTTTGTTAATTCCTGGATTCTTTTGCAGGCGTTCTGTGATGGACAAACTGGCAAAAGAACTTGCTCTCAAATATGGATACCGCGTTTTCCTAATGGATATGAGAGGGAGATCCAGACAAACCATGCCAAAACATGGAAAAAAAGAAGGATGGACAGTTGATAACTACATCCAAGATGACTTTCCAGAAGTTTTACGTTGGATTCGTTGGCACTACCCGAGCGAAAGAACTGTAGTCCTTGGCCATAGTATGGGTGGAATGATTCCACGTTTTTACGTGTCTTCTTATGAAAAAATCAAGGAGCAAAAAGAAGAATTCAATTTACCTAAACCAGAAGAATACATTGCAGGAATTGTATCCATTACTTCGCCTAACTATATTAGCTTAAAATCTAACTTTATTGGACTAGATACATTAAAACGTGGGTTCAGTATGCTCCCACATAAAATGATTTCCGACATGATTTTGAGTATGGCTAGTTTTTCGATGCAAGCCACAATCCAAACCATTGATTTAAAAAAATTCTTTAAACTCATATTGAATCTTCATTCCAGCTTAAGAAGTTTTAGTTATAATATTGGAACCAAAGTTTTAACCATCAAAGACTTTGTGGGTTATAAAGAAATCACTCCACCTGAATGGTATTTTCTCATGGAAGACGTGTTTTGCGAAGAATCCGTTTCTGTCATTATGCAGTTTTTCCAAAGCCAAATCTCTAACGAAAGAAGTTTCTGGTCAAACGATGGTCGGATCAATTATACAGAAAATTTTCTAAACAACTTTGATATGCCGATTTATAGTGTGATAGGAACTGTTGATAAAATCGTTCCCGAAGAAAGTTTAACGGAACTGAAAGATCTTAAATCAGAAAACAAGGTGGTCACTTATTATGAACAAGGCCACCTTGGAATTATCTTCCACGGAGAAACCGTTAGAAAAATTTGTAAAGGGATCGATGAATGGATTCAGGGATTAAAATAA
- a CDS encoding FecR family protein, translating into MVVRRIMSLRILLILSSLLLTSVSLSAEEFAVATFTRGKVSFLSSTDSSKLWKTLKVNDILKPGDRIKTGNGSKVDFLYQETEIRIQPNTDFTLKEWNSDKKIAKAYVQNGAAWFRVNDFKKGSFEVSTQTTTAGVRGTAFGVFYEEKEKKGYTCVCEGLVNINGTEFSKGTGGAVKLGASELEKNDYKGLITKEGATIQFQEKRKGNPMLSRCLPCHKPVGWEDTSFTPDETYGKK; encoded by the coding sequence ATGGTTGTTAGAAGGATTATGAGCCTCAGAATCCTTCTAATCCTTTCTTCCCTCCTCCTAACCAGCGTTTCCCTTTCCGCGGAAGAATTTGCCGTGGCAACCTTTACCCGTGGAAAGGTGAGTTTTCTCTCCTCTACTGACTCTTCCAAACTTTGGAAAACTCTCAAAGTAAATGATATTCTGAAACCTGGAGACAGGATTAAAACAGGGAATGGATCCAAAGTGGATTTTTTATACCAAGAAACAGAAATAAGAATCCAACCAAACACTGATTTCACGTTAAAAGAATGGAATTCTGATAAAAAAATTGCCAAAGCCTATGTGCAAAATGGTGCTGCATGGTTCCGAGTAAACGATTTCAAAAAAGGTAGTTTTGAGGTATCCACACAAACTACAACTGCGGGCGTTCGCGGAACCGCCTTTGGAGTGTTCTACGAAGAAAAGGAAAAAAAAGGATACACTTGTGTTTGTGAAGGACTCGTAAACATCAATGGTACTGAATTTTCTAAGGGAACAGGTGGGGCAGTTAAATTAGGTGCCTCTGAGTTGGAAAAAAATGATTACAAAGGACTAATTACAAAGGAAGGTGCTACCATTCAGTTCCAAGAAAAACGAAAAGGCAATCCCATGTTGTCTCGTTGTCTTCCATGTCACAAACCAGTGGGTTGGGAAGATACTAGTTTTACTCCGGACGAAACTTACGGTAAAAAGTGA
- the thyX gene encoding FAD-dependent thymidylate synthase yields the protein MQQSDFESISRVSVPELDSILGKPFPILDDGFVRLVDYMGSDESIVQAARVSYGKGTKKVNEDRGLIRYLMRHRHSTPFEMCELKLHVRVPMDTWRQWIRHRMANVNEYSTRYSVAIDSAQTTLPGEWRVQSVGNKQGSDGYLESSKGDHLTKRETEFQKFATDIYNERLEMGVAREQARKDLPLATYTEAYWKIDLHNLLHFLALRMDDHAQLEIRLFAKTIGEQIVQKWVPNAWEAFVDYRLSALNLTKYDTQIIQALNTSGKEGAKKKAIELGLLDEQGSTAKKSREREELEYKLKDMGFTIPW from the coding sequence ATGCAACAATCTGATTTCGAATCCATTTCAAGAGTATCCGTTCCCGAATTAGACTCCATTCTAGGAAAACCATTCCCGATTCTGGACGATGGCTTTGTTCGGCTTGTTGATTATATGGGTTCTGATGAATCCATCGTTCAGGCTGCACGCGTTTCGTACGGAAAAGGAACAAAAAAAGTCAATGAGGATAGGGGTCTCATTCGTTATTTGATGCGCCACAGACATAGCACTCCCTTTGAAATGTGCGAACTAAAGCTACATGTTCGAGTTCCTATGGACACTTGGCGCCAGTGGATTCGCCACCGTATGGCAAATGTCAATGAATACTCTACGCGTTACTCCGTAGCCATTGATTCGGCACAAACCACTCTTCCTGGAGAATGGCGAGTACAATCGGTAGGAAACAAACAAGGTAGTGATGGATATTTAGAATCATCCAAGGGTGACCACCTAACAAAAAGAGAAACGGAATTCCAAAAGTTCGCTACTGATATTTACAACGAAAGATTAGAAATGGGAGTGGCTCGCGAACAAGCAAGAAAAGACCTTCCTCTTGCCACATATACAGAAGCGTATTGGAAAATTGACTTACATAATTTGTTACATTTTTTAGCTCTGCGTATGGATGACCATGCTCAGTTGGAAATCCGATTATTTGCAAAAACCATTGGCGAACAAATTGTTCAAAAATGGGTTCCGAATGCTTGGGAAGCCTTTGTGGATTATCGATTGAGTGCTTTGAATCTCACAAAATACGATACACAAATTATCCAAGCTTTGAATACATCCGGAAAAGAAGGGGCCAAAAAGAAGGCAATCGAACTAGGATTGTTAGATGAACAAGGTTCCACCGCTAAAAAAAGCCGTGAACGTGAGGAATTAGAGTACAAATTGAAAGACATGGGTTTTACGATACCCTGGTAA
- a CDS encoding rhodanese-like domain-containing protein, giving the protein MNRIVLIVLVVVSIVFIVYKLKNSLGGNPSLLKEKIDAGALVVDVRTVAEFQSGHFPGAVNIPVDQVSKRLDEFGDKNRSIIVYCASGGRSGSAKSFLESVGYSDVTNAGGLSNMPSP; this is encoded by the coding sequence TTGAATCGAATTGTCTTAATCGTATTAGTTGTTGTAAGCATTGTTTTTATTGTTTACAAACTTAAAAATTCGTTAGGTGGTAATCCATCGCTTTTAAAAGAAAAGATTGATGCGGGTGCTCTTGTGGTTGATGTGAGGACCGTTGCAGAGTTTCAGTCCGGCCATTTCCCTGGTGCTGTCAATATTCCCGTTGACCAGGTATCTAAACGATTGGATGAATTTGGTGATAAAAACAGATCCATCATTGTGTATTGTGCCTCCGGTGGTCGCAGTGGCAGTGCCAAATCCTTTTTGGAATCGGTGGGTTACTCTGACGTAACGAACGCTGGTGGACTCTCCAATATGCCAAGTCCATAA
- a CDS encoding SRPBCC family protein, protein MKRIVLFAFGTSFLLIGLVILFLAVGYFQNPKFHSETSEWLKAEPEDIWAYITDVNDLPNRRKEVVSIKVLESRPDGTITKWEETPDMGGYMIFELRESKPNQLWKIELTDASFKMRGSWTYSLERKIPGTVVTITEDSEITSVPVRGAYFLAGRDATLQKEMELIRNRFSGR, encoded by the coding sequence ATGAAACGAATTGTTCTTTTTGCTTTTGGAACCAGTTTTTTACTCATCGGCTTAGTCATTCTTTTTTTAGCAGTCGGCTATTTTCAGAATCCAAAATTCCACTCAGAAACGAGTGAGTGGCTAAAAGCGGAACCTGAGGATATTTGGGCTTATATTACCGATGTAAATGACTTACCCAATCGAAGAAAAGAAGTAGTTTCCATCAAAGTTCTAGAATCACGACCAGATGGAACGATCACAAAATGGGAAGAAACACCAGACATGGGTGGGTATATGATTTTTGAGCTTCGTGAATCCAAACCCAATCAACTTTGGAAAATTGAACTAACGGATGCGAGTTTTAAAATGCGAGGATCTTGGACATACTCTTTGGAAAGGAAAATCCCTGGAACTGTTGTTACTATTACCGAAGACTCTGAAATCACAAGTGTTCCTGTGAGAGGGGCCTATTTCCTTGCCGGTCGGGATGCTACTCTTCAAAAAGAGATGGAACTCATTCGCAACCGGTTTAGCGGACGTTAG
- a CDS encoding phosphoribosyl-AMP cyclohydrolase, with amino-acid sequence MIQLPKEKEITIISKPSLQSNEVSLKVVNADFAQNFVNHFDFTKKQLFIDCDEDALLEIDPNLKWFDKRLLWESGNLKLTEGEWISFQNTIPALSPFLAQDKSGKDLMLAWGKKESLLSAVESGLGTYYSRSRKGKWVKGEESGHLQNLAAIYIHSNPFFVQYVTDQIGAACHTGYYSCFFRELGANDSISFVYTSKVGE; translated from the coding sequence ATGATACAACTCCCAAAAGAAAAAGAAATCACCATCATATCAAAACCTTCTCTCCAATCAAATGAAGTGAGTTTAAAAGTAGTGAACGCAGATTTTGCACAAAATTTTGTGAATCATTTTGATTTTACTAAAAAACAATTGTTTATCGATTGTGATGAAGATGCATTATTAGAAATCGATCCCAATTTGAAATGGTTCGATAAACGTCTGTTATGGGAATCTGGAAATTTAAAATTAACAGAAGGAGAATGGATTTCCTTTCAAAATACCATTCCTGCACTTTCTCCCTTCCTTGCACAAGATAAGTCTGGTAAAGATTTGATGTTGGCCTGGGGAAAAAAAGAAAGTCTTCTTTCTGCTGTGGAATCTGGTTTGGGCACCTATTATAGTCGTTCTCGAAAAGGAAAATGGGTGAAAGGAGAAGAGTCTGGCCACCTCCAAAACTTAGCTGCCATTTATATACATTCGAATCCTTTTTTTGTACAGTATGTTACAGACCAAATTGGTGCTGCATGTCACACAGGTTATTATTCTTGTTTTTTTCGAGAGTTGGGTGCGAATGATTCTATTTCATTCGTCTATACAAGTAAGGTGGGAGAGTAG
- a CDS encoding nuclear transport factor 2 family protein, translating to MHPNEELIQKFYTSFQNKDGQTMVSLYHPDIEFQDPAFGLLKGKEAVAMWLMLIERSQNLTIRFSNIKADESKGSANWEADYHFSKTGRIIHNKIHANFTFKDGKILTHKDHFSMWKWLGMAMGPVGYLMGWWPALGNKVRKEALTGLQLYMKRKRM from the coding sequence ATGCATCCAAATGAAGAGTTAATTCAAAAGTTTTATACATCCTTTCAAAACAAAGATGGCCAAACGATGGTTTCCCTTTATCATCCAGATATAGAATTCCAAGATCCTGCCTTTGGTCTTTTAAAAGGGAAAGAAGCGGTTGCCATGTGGCTGATGTTAATTGAAAGAAGCCAAAACCTTACCATTCGATTTTCGAATATCAAAGCGGATGAGTCAAAAGGATCTGCGAACTGGGAAGCGGATTATCATTTTAGTAAAACAGGAAGGATCATCCATAACAAAATCCATGCAAATTTCACTTTTAAAGACGGAAAGATCCTGACTCACAAAGATCATTTTTCAATGTGGAAGTGGCTTGGAATGGCAATGGGACCTGTAGGATATTTAATGGGTTGGTGGCCGGCACTTGGAAACAAGGTACGCAAAGAAGCACTCACCGGATTACAATTGTATATGAAACGAAAACGTATGTAG